The window ATCAATCTGGTGATCGATCCCATCCAGTTGCTCACCCGCAATATCGCGTCGGTGATGGTGACGGCGAAGCTCCCGCCGTTTGTGAAACCCGGCATGACGCTGGACGCGGTCGTCTCTTCCATGGCCAATGCGAAAAGTCTCCAAGGCGGCACGCTGCTGTCGACGCCGCTGAAGGCGCCGAACCAACAGGTATTTGCGGTCGCGCAGGGGCCTGTCTCTATCGGCGGATTCCTGGGCCGTGTTGCTGCGACACCCAGATTTCACTACCGCCATTCGCACGGCGGAGGCGATCGACGGGACCTTCGGGAAGGGCACGGCTGTTCCGGTGAATGCGGGCCTCGTGAAAACGTCGCTTCCCGCAACCTTTCACGGCCGAGTCGTGGAATACATCGCCACTATGGAAGGACTGGACGTGACCGTCGATGTCGCCGCCAAAGTGGTGGTGAATGAACGCACCGGTACGGTCGTCCTCGGCGAACATGTCCGGTTATCCACATGCGCGATCTCGCATGGCAACCTCACGATTTCCGTCAAGAACACGCTCAACGTGTCACAGCCTCCGGCTCCGTTGATCGGCTCGACCCAAGGGCAAACGACGGTCACTCCCGATGTGCAGACGGAAGTGACCGAACAGGAGTCGCGACTGATCGTGGTCGATCAAACGGTGACGCTTGGAGAAGTGGTACGGGCACTCAACGCGGTGGGCGTGACTCCGCGAGATCTCGTGGCCATCCTATCGGCCTTGCGTTCTGCCGGAGCACTTCAAGCGAATCTTGAGATTGTCTAAGAAAGGGCCACGCTTCCAATGGAAATACAAAATTTTATGTCCAGCCAATTGGATCTGGCCAAAATGGCGACTCCGCAGCCGCTCGGATTCCGCGGTCCGGCCGAACAGGGGCCGGCAGGGGACAAGGCCCGCGCGGCGCTCCATAAAGCCGGGCAGGAGTTTGAAGCGTATTTCATCTCGTATCTTATTAAAAATATGAGGGAAACTGTTCCGAAGGGACTCCTGGACCGGAAAAGCGAGCAGGTCTGGTACTCCTTTTACGATCAAGAGATAGCCAAATTGTCCACAGAAGCAGGGGGGATCGGCATTACGGCATTCGTCGATGCCTATGCGGAAAAACTTCCCTAATTCGATCGCTTTTCCTAAAGTTCCCGGCCGATCCCGCCGATAGAGTACTCGACTAGGGGAAAGGCCTTTCGGAAGACCCTGGCTATGGGGGAGGAGAAGCAGTCATGGAGATCTCACATAACGGCCGAGCGGCAGATCTCGCGAAAATCCTGTTGGGAGTTCAGGACACTGAACGGACACACAATAAGAAGACCGCGTCTCAAGGGACGCAGTCACAGGATCGTGTCCAGATTTCCGAACAGGCCAAGGAACTCCAGCGTCTGAGGGCGGCAGCGGAACAGCCGGATGCGGAGCGTGATGCCAGAGTCGGTCAAATTCGTCAGTCGGTCGAAGGGGGCACGTACAACGTGGACGGTAAGAAGGTTGCGGATGCCATCATTCGTAACGTCCTGACCGACGCAGTTCTGTAACGCCCTTCGCGTACGGCTCGACTCTTCGATCACGCGGCCTCACATGGCGGAACCGTTCGTTTGAAGGGGAGACATGGTGTCGACCGTACCGCAGCCACTTTCCACAGCGTCGGACTCCCTTCTTTGCCGCATGCTCGACAAGGTCACGGCCTTTCAGGCCCTGCTGCTTGAGGAGCAGGACGCCATTCGCTCCCTTTCGTTTGGACAATTCACCTCCGTGACCATGCGAAAAACTCAACTATTGGATGAGATGCGTGAATTGGAACAGCAACGCCGGAACGAAGCAACCTTGTCTGGTTCGTATGGCTCGCCGCCCTCGCTCAAGCAACAGGAGGCTGATCTCGTCGCGGCGATCGGGCAGACGGATCGGCTGAACCGGTTCAACGCCGCCCTCATCGGGCAGTCGCTCGAGTTCTTGCAAGGCACGCTCCGGATCTGGCAGCGCTCACCGCAGTCGGCGGCACTCTATTCGTCCTCGGGTGCCGCGGTCGCAGGAAACGGCGGCAGAGTGAGAGCCAAAGGATAACGGGTGGTCGTATGTCGGGACTCAATGGATTATTCGGCATCGGTTCCAATGCGCTGGCCACCTTCCAGCGCGCCCTGTCCGTCACAGGCCAGAATATCGCGAACGTCAGCACCCCGGGCTACTCCCGGCAAGAGATCACCCTCAGCGAAAGCCTGCCCGAGAATGGTCAGCCGGGTCAGATCGGAACCGGCGTCACGGCCACTGAAATCCGCCGCTCCGTCGATAGCTTTGTGGAACGTCAATTGTTAAGTTCCAACGAGCGGGTGGGGCAGTTCGGAGCTTCACAGAAAGCGCTCTCGCAAATTCAATTGGTCTTCAACGATGCGAACGACCAAGGCATCGCGGCGGGACTCAATGAATTCTTCAAGGCCTGGCAGGATGTCGCCACCAATCCTGCAGATCTGACGGCCCGTACGGTGCTGCTGACAAAAGCCGATGGATTGACCAAACTCTTGAACCAGGCCGACGCACAACTGTCGGCTCAACGCACCTCCCTCGATGGCCAGGTGCAGAGCAGCATTAACGACGTCAATGCCCTGGCGAGCAAGATTGCCGATCTCAACAGCCAGATCAAGCTGACAGAGATCAGCGGCCAGCACGCCAATGATTTACGCGATCAACGCGGTCGCTTTCTCAACGACCTTGCCGGCCTGGTCGAGATCTCCTCGATTGAGGACGCGACCGGACAGGTGACGGTATTCGTGGGAATTGGGCAGGTGCTGGTCGCTGAGAAGACAGCCTACACACTGACCGGTGTCGCGAACGTCGCCAATAACGGGCTCCTGGATGTGCGCTACGATGGGGGAACCGGACCCAATACGGATATCACGTCGGCGATCAGCGGCGGCCGCCTCAAGGGTTTGATCGACGCGCGTGACACGACCGCAGCCGGTCTGCAGACATCGCTCAATACCCTCACCTCTCAACTCGTCTCGCAGGTCAACACCCAGCATCGCCTGGGGTACGGTCTGGATGGATCCACGACGCAGGACTTCTTCACGGCCTCAGGGACCGCGGCCGGCACCATCAGCCTGGCCCTGACCGATCGACAGAAGATCGCGGCCTCATCGACGGCCGCCGGCGTGCCCGGCAACAATGTGAATGCCCTGGCGTTAAGCAATCTGCAAACGGCCTCGGTGGCGGGATTGGGCAATACGACCTTTCAGGGATACTACAGCGCGATGGCCGGCAGCTTCGGAGCGACCCTGCAGGGAGCCACACGCGATCTGCAAGGGCAGGAGATCCTGCACGACCAGCTGCTGGCGCACCGGGCGGAAGTGTCCGGAGTATCGATGGATGAAGAGCTCATCAATCTGTTGAAGTATCAGCGCGCATTTGAGGCAGCCTCGAAACTCATTACCACCAGCGATGAGATGCTGCAGACGATTCTGACCCTGAAGCGGTAGCCGCCTTCTCATCTCACAGGGAGCAGCCAGTATGAGAGTCGCCGACCAACAAATGTACGGAATCCTGCTCGGCAATCTTCAACGCTCCCGGTTGCAGATGCTCACCTCGCAGGAACAAATTTCCAGCCAAAAACGGGTCACCAATCCAGCGGACGATCCGAGCGCATTCGGACAGATCGTGCTCGACAAGTCCGCGCTTTCGCAGACGACGCAGTGGGTTCGCAATATCAATTTCGGGACCTCACGTGTGAATGCCGCCGATCAGGCCTTGGGACAGGTCCAGAACCTGATCACCAGAGTGCGGGAGCTGACCATTCAGGCCAGCAGCGACACGACGTCCGCAGAAGGGCGTCAGAGCATCGCCAAAGAGGTCCGGCAGCTTCAGCGCCAGCTGGTTCAACTCGGCAACACGGAAGTGGCGGGGCAGGCGATCTTCGGCGGTACGAAGACGGATGTGCAGCCCTTCACGATCACATCAGGAGATACGGTCGCCTATCAGGGCAACAGCGAGACCCAGTCCATCGCGGTCGGTGAAAATCAAACCGTGCAGATCCTCGTGCCGGGAAGCAGCATCTTCACCGGATCGACGACCAACATGTTCGATTCGTTGCGGGACCTCCTCACGGCTCTGGAAAGCAACAATCGCTCCGGTATTCAAGCCGGACTGGGAAATCTGGATTTGGCGACGGCTCAAATCAGCGATGTACAGGGCACCGTCGGCGCTCTCGCCAACCGCCTCCAGGTCACGCACGACGCCTTGGACACGGCCACCTTGACCATCACAAAATCCATCTCAGACAATCAGGATGCGGACCTTGCCACGGCCATTACGCAACTCCGCCTCCAGGAAGTCGCCGTGCAGGCCGCCAGTGAAACCTTCACCAAAATTTTCGACTCGTCGTTGATCAACTATCTCCGCTGATCGACGCTCAAGTTCACCTTCATCGAAACCGATATATCCATGTACTTGTATCCACACGCCAAGGAAGGCTTGTATGCTGGTCTTAACACGACGCCGGGGAGAAGGCGTGACCATCGGTCCCGATGTTCGCATCGTGGTGCTCGGCATCAAAGGCGGCCAAGTCCGGCTCGGGATCGAAGCACCGCCCAATGTGCAGGTGCATCGCGATGAAGTGCATGCGAGGATCCAAGACGAAAATCGCATCGCCGCCGGGCCAGGGGTTATTCCATTGGAAGCGTTTCGTCAATTGTCGAACAAAACCGGGCGTCGTGGAGGTTGAGGAACCGTCATGAAGTGTCAGTCGACCAGGTTCGGGACTTTTGAGGTAAATGACGACACGCTCCTGGTGTTTCCTTCCGGTATTCTGGGCTTTCCGGAATGGAGCAAGTACGTGCTGCTCGATCACGATACCGAGGCCCCGTTCAAGTGGCTGCAATGTGTCGAAGAACCCCAGCTGGCCTTCGTCATCCTGGATCCTGACTTCTTCAAGCCCGATTATCAGATCGAGGTGTCGTTGGATGCGCTCATCGAAATTCAAAAGCAGGACAGCGATGAACTGTCCGTCGTCACGATCTTGACCATTCCTTCAGATGATCCCACTGCCGTGACGGCCAATTTGCGGGGACCGCTGGTCATGAATCACCGGACCAGGCTCTGCAAGCAATTAGTCCTCTCGGAGGATTGGCCGACTCGATATCCTCTCTTTTCCGCTCCCCCCGCACAACGCCCCACTCCAACGGCTCCGCTTCAGGCGACAGCCGGCTAAACACGCATCACTCATCGCGTACCGGGCTCAGCGTGCGCCGTGTCGGTATGACAATAACCCGCTGGATGCGCAAAAAGGCCGTCTTCATAGTCCGTCGTTCGTGAAACGTCGTTCGTCTCTCGTCTGCAGAAAAGAGCTTATGGCATAGAGCTCATAGCGTATGGCCAGAAATCGAGAGTGGGCATCTCTACTCTCAGCTGTATGCCACCAGCGATACGCTCTGACCGCGACGAGATACGCTTCACGATTCACGGATGTCGAGGACGCCGCTGGCGGACTTTTTCCGCATCCTGCTAAAAAAAGAGCGTTGCGGCTTTCCCATGCACTGTGAATAGACTAGCGCGACTGAGCCGGGTCGGCTGGTGTGATCTGGCGCTCCAGCACCGCAACCAGTTGCTGAACCGTACGTTCGAGCTGGGCGAATAGGGCAGGGGCTTCGGCGAGCGTCCCGAGACGTCCGTTGGCCTCCAGCTGACTTGCCAGGAGCACCACCTCCGGTGCGCACAAATTACCTGCCGTGCCTTTGAGGCTATGAGCCGCCCGTTCAAGAGCGACTCCGTCAGCCTGCTTGATGGCCGCTTCGATCTCCTGGACCATAATCCGGTGGCGCTCCAGGAACAGACGAATCAATTGATCGAACAAATCCACATCGCCGCCGATATTGACCAACATCGTGCTCGCGTCAAATACGCGGGCATCGGTCTTCGTCATTTCACGGGGAGGCGTCGGGGCCGGCGCATGGTCGGGGGTCGCTAGGGGAGCCCACCGCTGCAAGAGTCTGCCGAGATCGTCCGTCTTCACCGGTTTGGAGAGATAGTCATCCATGCCGACGGCTTTGCAGCGCTCGCGGTCTCCCGGCATGGCGTTCGCCGTCAGCGCAATGATGGGGATATGGGCACGGGTGCCGGATGCGTCGGACTGTTGTTCCTGTTCTCGAATCCGGCGGGTCGCCTCATATCCATCCATCGTCGGCATCTGGCAGTCCATGACGATCGCGGCATAGAGCCCCCGCTCAAACGCCGCTACGGCTTCCTGGCCGTTGGACACGATGTCCGGCTGATAGCCGAGGCGTTCCAACATACGGACGGCCAGCTTCTGGTTCACCACGTTGTCTTCTGCGACGAGGATACGCGGGCGGGCACGCTGTTCGGCCAAGGTGTGGCGGGTGATCAATGTCGGGGCAATCGTCGGTCCCGTCTCCACCCCTGGAACGGTGGCGGTGGCCGATCCCTGCAGTCCAAACACGACGCGGAGGCAACCTTGGAGCTGGTCATGGCGTACAGGCTTCGTCAGATAGGCGGTAAAACCTGCGCGCCGCGCTCGTTCCGCATGACCGGGCTGAATCAGGGAGGTCAAGACAATCAAGCGAACCCCGGCTCCTTGAGGGTGGGTCCTGATATCCTGGGCCAGTTGGAGTCCATCTTTCCCCGGCATCAGCATATCGAGCACCGCCGCGTCGTAGGGCCGGCCTTGTGCGGCGGCCTGTTCCAGCATCTGAATGGCTTCATCGGCATGGCGCGCCTGGCCGTCCTGCATACCCCAGCCTGATACCAGATGATGAAGAATGGTGCGATTGGACTCATTATCGTCGACAATCAGAATGCGGCGACCGCTCAACTCGACCGAGGGAACGATGGCCGGCGCACAGACCGCCTGCTTCTGAAATCTCGCAGTGCACCAGAACGTGGTGCCCTGGCCCGGTTGGCTGCGTAGCCCGACCTGGCCGCCCATGAGTTCCACCAATTGTTTGGAGATGGCGAGACCGAGTCCCGTCCCCCCGTATTTCCTGGTGGTGGAACTGTCGGCTTGGGTGAAAGCCTGAAACAGTCGTGACTGCACGTCTTCGCTGATGCCGATGCCGGAGTCCGTCACCTCGAACTTGATGATGACCTCGGAAGGGGAGTCGCGCTCCAGAAACGCCTGCAGGGTGACTTCTCCGCGTTCGGTGAACTTGATGGCGTTGCCCACGAAATTGGTCAGCACCTGCCGCAGCCGTCCAGGGTCGCCGCGCAACGCGTTCGGCACGGCGGCATGGACCAGGCCCGTAATCTCCAGGCCTTTACGCTGAGCCCGTTCCGCGAACTGGGACAGCACGTCTTCAACGGTCGTACGCAGATGAAAATCGAGATGTTCCAATTCCAACTTGCCCGCCTCGATCTTGCTGCATTCGAGCACATCGTTGATCAGTGAAAGTTGCGCTTCTCCGCATTGCTGGATGGTATTCGTGAAGGACCGTTGCTCTTCGGTCAACGGTGTCTCCAGTAACAAGCTCGCCATCCCGATGACGCCGTTCATCGGCGTGCGCAATTCGTGCGTGATCATCGCCAGAAACGACGACTTCGCCCGTGCCGCCGTCTGCGCCTGCTGGAGTGCCTGGTCCAACTGGCGGTTGCTCTCGCGCAGGCGATCGGCGGTCTCGTTGAGCGCCCGGTGAGTTGCATGCACTTCGCTCAGATCGGTGGCAAAGGCCCGCACGAGGCCGTGTCCGGGTACCGGACAGAGAGTCCAGCTATAACACGCGTCGCCGCGCACGACTTCCTGGGACGTCAAGGTCCGTCCCTCCAGTAAGCAGGTCGCGACAAGAGCGGGAAGGTTATCCGGAAGGATGTCCGGCTTGCCTGCAAGGTCGTATCCGAAGCGACCGAGTACGTCTGCCATGGCCGGATTCGCATAGACCAGATTTCCGTGCCGGTCGATTTCCACAATCGGATAGGGACTTTCCTCGGCCACTTCGGCCAGACGGTCACGGTCTTTCTCCAATTCGACTTCGCGTGACACATCGCGCAGGGTCATCAACGTGGCGACCGAGGGAATCCCGGAGATGCGGAGGTGTTGCCATTCGATCACCGTGGAATTGCCGGCGTCGCTTTCGTCAGCTCTCGTCGCCTGGCCGGCGGGGGGAAGCGGCCCGTCAGCCAGTTTCACGATCCCCGTGGCCCGAAGCGAGTCGCTCAGATCGAGGCGCTGACCGATGAGGTCCGATAGCGCTTGTCCCGTACAGGCCGCCGGGGATCGCCCGAAAAGACGAGCGGCGGTTCGATTCACGAAAATAACCGTTTGCTCGGCCGCCAGAAGACAGATGCCGAGCGGCACAGCATCCCACAGCAAGGTTAAGACCTCCGGAGGCACGGCAAGGCCAGCGACGTGCTGAGGCTGAGGGGCACGTGGATGCTGAGGATGGTGCGTCACGAGCGAGCACCTACGGCAGGTTCAAGATATTGCGGGAGATCGACCTGTTCCAGCTTTGGATCCAATGCCCGAAGAATGGTGCGGGTCGGTTGGTCGGGCGGTTGGTTTTGAAGGTCGACTTCAAACGGCTCCTGTTGGCTGTGCCCTTCAGCCCCCTTGATAATTCGAATACGTGGCCGCAAACGGTCTTCATGATTCAGACCGACGACCAGGGCGCATTCATTCGTATTGAGCTTGATGAGGCTCCCGAGAGGGTAGACGCCCAGGGCCTTGATGGCGACTTCCACCAGCGTCTTCTCGTAACGGCCTTTCGCTCCAAGCACGAAGAGCTGCCGAATTGCATCGTGAGGCAGCAGGGGCGGACGGCCATGTCGCGCGCTGACTAAATCGTCATAGGTGTCCGCCAACCCCACCAGTTGCGCCAGCATGGAGACAGCTTCCTGCTTCAGGTGTTGAGGAAACCCGCTCCCGTCCTGATATTCATGATGTTGCAGGATAATGCGGGAGACCGCATCGGGGATCGAGCCCACTTGAGTCAGTACGGTGGCCGCCAATTGAGGGTGTTGCTTCATGAGGATCTGCTCCTGATCGGTCAGCGGAGTGGTTTTCCGATACAGGTTGCGCGGGAGTCGCACATAGCCGATGTCATGAAGCAGAGCCCCCAGTCCAAGAGATTCCAGGTCGGCTTCCGCACAGCCGTTTTCCACGGCAAGAATGAGGGTGAGCACGCACACATCCATGCCATGATTGGCGAGGGTGGCGTCAAATCGTCGGACTTTATCCAGACAGAACTGGATCAGCATCGCTTCCGGCTGTGCCACGATCTGCTCCAGTAGCCTGCTCACGATCGGCTTGAGGGCCGCGATCTTCGGCGGGTTACCCGCTTCGAGGTCACTGAAGACGCGTTCCACGGCGGCCATGCTTTCCCGATAGGCCGCGGCAGCCACTGCGGCCTGTGGGACTTGCGCGCTTTCCTGGGGCACGGCGGCTTCAACGCTTACCGGTGGCGGTTCATCCGGAGGAGGCGCAGTGGCCGGCGCTGGCGGGGCGGCAGCCCCGACGTCCAGCCCGCGGTCAGTATCGATGGTGACGACGAGGATGCCATGGCGTTTGAGTTGCACGATGTCGTCGGGATTTGAAACCAGCCACTTATGGAGGAGAAACGGAGTGCGGTACCAAGGCTGATCCAAACCGGCGATAAACATGCCGACGGTGAGTTGATCGATGGGGATGTGCTTTGTCGAGGCCATATCAGCGCTGTACCTACTCCTCAGGACGGATTGAACTGAGCGCAGTCCTTCCGGTGTTTCATCTATGCTGTAGAGTTCATATCGGTTGATCTGAAGCCGGTCTTTACCTGTGCCGACCACGCAGCTCCATAGGCTCCTTCAGGTCTTGCAGCCGGCGACCGATAGAGCTGACGAGGGTGTGTCTATGCGCCTGCAGGCGCGGGGGAAAAGCATATGAGCGAACTGGTCATCTGTCGACATCCGTCCTCGTTTCTCTCGGTCGGTCTTTCGCTTCAGCTCAGCGTGCCGAAGGACGAAACGCAAGGGCAGTATGGCTCATCGGTCCTGGGGTGGAAACACCGGAGTTGGATCGTCTGTGAATGGCCGTTTCATTTGGGACAGCCGATTCCCTGCGTGAAAGGGACCCTCTGT is drawn from Nitrospira sp. ND1 and contains these coding sequences:
- a CDS encoding rod-binding protein — translated: MSSQLDLAKMATPQPLGFRGPAEQGPAGDKARAALHKAGQEFEAYFISYLIKNMRETVPKGLLDRKSEQVWYSFYDQEIAKLSTEAGGIGITAFVDAYAEKLP
- the flgM gene encoding flagellar biosynthesis anti-sigma factor FlgM encodes the protein MEISHNGRAADLAKILLGVQDTERTHNKKTASQGTQSQDRVQISEQAKELQRLRAAAEQPDAERDARVGQIRQSVEGGTYNVDGKKVADAIIRNVLTDAVL
- the flgN gene encoding flagellar protein FlgN, with product MVSTVPQPLSTASDSLLCRMLDKVTAFQALLLEEQDAIRSLSFGQFTSVTMRKTQLLDEMRELEQQRRNEATLSGSYGSPPSLKQQEADLVAAIGQTDRLNRFNAALIGQSLEFLQGTLRIWQRSPQSAALYSSSGAAVAGNGGRVRAKG
- the flgK gene encoding flagellar hook-associated protein FlgK, whose protein sequence is MSGLNGLFGIGSNALATFQRALSVTGQNIANVSTPGYSRQEITLSESLPENGQPGQIGTGVTATEIRRSVDSFVERQLLSSNERVGQFGASQKALSQIQLVFNDANDQGIAAGLNEFFKAWQDVATNPADLTARTVLLTKADGLTKLLNQADAQLSAQRTSLDGQVQSSINDVNALASKIADLNSQIKLTEISGQHANDLRDQRGRFLNDLAGLVEISSIEDATGQVTVFVGIGQVLVAEKTAYTLTGVANVANNGLLDVRYDGGTGPNTDITSAISGGRLKGLIDARDTTAAGLQTSLNTLTSQLVSQVNTQHRLGYGLDGSTTQDFFTASGTAAGTISLALTDRQKIAASSTAAGVPGNNVNALALSNLQTASVAGLGNTTFQGYYSAMAGSFGATLQGATRDLQGQEILHDQLLAHRAEVSGVSMDEELINLLKYQRAFEAASKLITTSDEMLQTILTLKR
- the flgL gene encoding flagellar hook-associated protein FlgL; amino-acid sequence: MRVADQQMYGILLGNLQRSRLQMLTSQEQISSQKRVTNPADDPSAFGQIVLDKSALSQTTQWVRNINFGTSRVNAADQALGQVQNLITRVRELTIQASSDTTSAEGRQSIAKEVRQLQRQLVQLGNTEVAGQAIFGGTKTDVQPFTITSGDTVAYQGNSETQSIAVGENQTVQILVPGSSIFTGSTTNMFDSLRDLLTALESNNRSGIQAGLGNLDLATAQISDVQGTVGALANRLQVTHDALDTATLTITKSISDNQDADLATAITQLRLQEVAVQAASETFTKIFDSSLINYLR
- the csrA gene encoding carbon storage regulator CsrA is translated as MLVLTRRRGEGVTIGPDVRIVVLGIKGGQVRLGIEAPPNVQVHRDEVHARIQDENRIAAGPGVIPLEAFRQLSNKTGRRGG
- the fliW gene encoding flagellar assembly protein FliW — its product is MKCQSTRFGTFEVNDDTLLVFPSGILGFPEWSKYVLLDHDTEAPFKWLQCVEEPQLAFVILDPDFFKPDYQIEVSLDALIEIQKQDSDELSVVTILTIPSDDPTAVTANLRGPLVMNHRTRLCKQLVLSEDWPTRYPLFSAPPAQRPTPTAPLQATAG
- a CDS encoding response regulator, producing the protein MLWDAVPLGICLLAAEQTVIFVNRTAARLFGRSPAACTGQALSDLIGQRLDLSDSLRATGIVKLADGPLPPAGQATRADESDAGNSTVIEWQHLRISGIPSVATLMTLRDVSREVELEKDRDRLAEVAEESPYPIVEIDRHGNLVYANPAMADVLGRFGYDLAGKPDILPDNLPALVATCLLEGRTLTSQEVVRGDACYSWTLCPVPGHGLVRAFATDLSEVHATHRALNETADRLRESNRQLDQALQQAQTAARAKSSFLAMITHELRTPMNGVIGMASLLLETPLTEEQRSFTNTIQQCGEAQLSLINDVLECSKIEAGKLELEHLDFHLRTTVEDVLSQFAERAQRKGLEITGLVHAAVPNALRGDPGRLRQVLTNFVGNAIKFTERGEVTLQAFLERDSPSEVIIKFEVTDSGIGISEDVQSRLFQAFTQADSSTTRKYGGTGLGLAISKQLVELMGGQVGLRSQPGQGTTFWCTARFQKQAVCAPAIVPSVELSGRRILIVDDNESNRTILHHLVSGWGMQDGQARHADEAIQMLEQAAAQGRPYDAAVLDMLMPGKDGLQLAQDIRTHPQGAGVRLIVLTSLIQPGHAERARRAGFTAYLTKPVRHDQLQGCLRVVFGLQGSATATVPGVETGPTIAPTLITRHTLAEQRARPRILVAEDNVVNQKLAVRMLERLGYQPDIVSNGQEAVAAFERGLYAAIVMDCQMPTMDGYEATRRIREQEQQSDASGTRAHIPIIALTANAMPGDRERCKAVGMDDYLSKPVKTDDLGRLLQRWAPLATPDHAPAPTPPREMTKTDARVFDASTMLVNIGGDVDLFDQLIRLFLERHRIMVQEIEAAIKQADGVALERAAHSLKGTAGNLCAPEVVLLASQLEANGRLGTLAEAPALFAQLERTVQQLVAVLERQITPADPAQSR
- a CDS encoding HD-GYP domain-containing protein, translating into MASTKHIPIDQLTVGMFIAGLDQPWYRTPFLLHKWLVSNPDDIVQLKRHGILVVTIDTDRGLDVGAAAPPAPATAPPPDEPPPVSVEAAVPQESAQVPQAAVAAAAYRESMAAVERVFSDLEAGNPPKIAALKPIVSRLLEQIVAQPEAMLIQFCLDKVRRFDATLANHGMDVCVLTLILAVENGCAEADLESLGLGALLHDIGYVRLPRNLYRKTTPLTDQEQILMKQHPQLAATVLTQVGSIPDAVSRIILQHHEYQDGSGFPQHLKQEAVSMLAQLVGLADTYDDLVSARHGRPPLLPHDAIRQLFVLGAKGRYEKTLVEVAIKALGVYPLGSLIKLNTNECALVVGLNHEDRLRPRIRIIKGAEGHSQQEPFEVDLQNQPPDQPTRTILRALDPKLEQVDLPQYLEPAVGARS